Proteins encoded in a region of the Spirochaetota bacterium genome:
- the xsc gene encoding sulfoacetaldehyde acetyltransferase, with product MTKMTPSEAFVESLVAEGITTTFGIVGSAYMDALDLYPTAGIRFISVAHEQAAAHAADGLARVTGRPQTCIAQNGPGAANFISAITAAFWAHSPVVAITPETGSMGIGTGGFQELDQMPWFEKCTKFQVRVNRPERMAELTRRCFYMAKLLSGPVQLNIPRDFYYGDLDCEIFKSGDVNYGSGPEGLIKKAAELLAKAKNPVILAGGGVSMANAIDETKALAEYLTSPVVNTYLHNDTFPAAHELAVGPIGYCGSKAAMRSIAKADVVLALGTRLGPFGTLPQYDIAYWPNSAKLIQVDIDGTQLGVSKRIDLGIVADAREFALQLLKALKAVDGSRQKNTARLADIAKEKAAWKEELDSWSSSTNKLMHPRRFIKELTDAIPDGSIVATDIGNNSSICNSYLKFTGPRQHISALSWGNCGFAYGAAMGAKIGAPGTPVFALQGDGAYGISGLSEVMTAVRENIPVIAVVFNNHEWGAEKKNQIDFFKSRFVGADLLTNPDYDQVAKDMGAVGFKVENYADVKDVVREAVKCGKPVVINAVIEGGEKVLAEPFRRDAFKPAVRYLPKYKHLSAV from the coding sequence ATGACAAAAATGACCCCATCCGAAGCATTCGTTGAATCACTGGTAGCCGAGGGAATAACCACCACCTTTGGTATCGTCGGGAGCGCCTACATGGACGCCCTGGACCTTTATCCTACGGCGGGGATACGCTTCATTTCCGTGGCCCACGAGCAGGCTGCGGCCCATGCGGCTGACGGCCTTGCCCGGGTGACCGGCAGGCCCCAGACCTGCATCGCCCAGAACGGGCCCGGCGCCGCAAACTTCATATCCGCCATAACCGCTGCCTTCTGGGCCCATTCGCCGGTGGTGGCCATCACCCCGGAGACAGGCAGCATGGGCATCGGCACCGGCGGGTTCCAGGAGCTCGACCAGATGCCCTGGTTCGAGAAATGCACCAAGTTCCAGGTCCGGGTAAACCGGCCCGAGCGGATGGCGGAGCTGACCCGCCGCTGCTTCTACATGGCAAAGCTCCTGTCCGGCCCGGTGCAGCTCAACATCCCCCGGGACTTCTACTATGGCGATTTGGACTGCGAGATATTCAAATCGGGCGACGTCAATTACGGCAGCGGCCCCGAGGGTCTGATCAAGAAAGCGGCGGAGCTCCTGGCCAAAGCGAAGAACCCGGTCATCCTCGCCGGCGGCGGCGTATCCATGGCCAACGCCATTGATGAGACAAAGGCCCTGGCGGAGTACCTTACCTCGCCGGTGGTGAACACCTATCTCCATAACGACACATTCCCGGCGGCCCACGAGCTGGCCGTGGGCCCCATCGGCTACTGCGGGTCCAAGGCGGCCATGCGCTCCATCGCGAAGGCCGACGTGGTCCTGGCACTGGGAACGCGCCTGGGGCCCTTCGGCACGCTGCCCCAGTACGACATAGCCTACTGGCCAAATTCGGCGAAGCTCATCCAGGTCGACATCGACGGCACCCAGCTGGGCGTTTCGAAGAGGATCGACCTCGGCATCGTGGCCGACGCGCGGGAGTTCGCCCTGCAGCTCCTGAAGGCCCTGAAGGCCGTCGACGGGAGCCGTCAGAAGAACACGGCCCGCCTGGCCGATATCGCGAAGGAAAAGGCCGCCTGGAAGGAGGAGCTCGATTCCTGGTCCTCCTCGACCAACAAGCTGATGCACCCGCGCCGCTTCATCAAGGAGCTCACCGACGCCATTCCCGACGGGTCCATCGTGGCCACGGACATCGGCAATAATTCATCAATTTGCAACAGTTACCTGAAGTTTACCGGACCGCGCCAGCACATCTCGGCCCTCTCCTGGGGGAACTGCGGCTTCGCCTACGGGGCCGCCATGGGCGCCAAGATAGGGGCCCCGGGCACGCCGGTCTTCGCCCTCCAGGGCGACGGCGCCTACGGCATCAGCGGCCTCTCGGAAGTGATGACCGCGGTGCGGGAGAACATCCCCGTCATAGCGGTGGTCTTCAACAACCACGAGTGGGGCGCGGAGAAAAAGAACCAGATCGACTTCTTCAAGAGCCGCTTTGTCGGCGCTGATTTATTGACGAACCCGGACTACGACCAGGTGGCGAAGGACATGGGCGCCGTCGGCTTCAAGGTGGAGAACTACGCCGACGTGAAGGACGTCGTCCGCGAGGCGGTGAAGTGCGGCAAGCCCGTGGTCATCAACGCGGTGATCGAGGGCGGCGAGAAGGTCCTGGCGGAGCCGTTCCGCCGCGACGCCTTCAAGCCGGCGGTGCGCTACCTGCCCAAGTACAAGCACCTGAGCGCCGTGTAG
- a CDS encoding SDR family oxidoreductase, with translation MMTDLKGKTALVTGAGKKTGMGYAMARKLASFGTNVIIADLGGAAPAGAQVATGTTADMQEIAESLGREFGVRTMAVPVDVSSTESVAAMAEAVKGKFDHVDILCNNAGASFGVPAAVHTYDEAAWMRTVDINLHGVFRVSRAMLPLMLGKPASIVNNASRAGKFPPVMNGAYAVAKAGVIMLTKVMAKELAGAGVRVNAICPGQIMTDLERWRFGLEAKVFQTTAEEREKEMCKTIPLGRIGTPEEVANLTAFLASEASSYMTGQAINVTGGQLMEL, from the coding sequence ATGATGACAGATCTCAAAGGAAAGACGGCCCTGGTCACCGGGGCCGGAAAAAAGACCGGCATGGGCTATGCCATGGCGCGCAAGCTGGCCTCGTTTGGAACCAATGTAATCATTGCGGACCTGGGGGGAGCGGCCCCGGCGGGCGCCCAGGTCGCCACGGGCACGACCGCGGATATGCAGGAGATCGCCGAGTCCCTCGGCAGGGAATTCGGCGTCAGGACCATGGCCGTACCGGTGGACGTGTCAAGCACCGAGTCCGTCGCCGCCATGGCGGAGGCGGTGAAGGGGAAATTCGACCATGTGGACATCCTCTGCAACAACGCCGGCGCCTCCTTCGGCGTCCCGGCCGCGGTCCATACCTATGACGAGGCGGCGTGGATGAGGACCGTGGACATCAACCTCCACGGCGTCTTCCGGGTCTCCCGGGCCATGCTTCCCCTCATGCTGGGAAAGCCGGCCAGCATCGTGAACAACGCCTCGCGGGCCGGCAAGTTTCCCCCGGTCATGAACGGGGCCTACGCGGTGGCCAAGGCCGGGGTGATCATGCTCACCAAGGTGATGGCCAAGGAGCTGGCCGGAGCCGGCGTGCGCGTCAACGCCATCTGCCCCGGCCAGATCATGACCGACCTGGAGCGGTGGCGCTTCGGGCTGGAGGCGAAGGTCTTCCAGACGACGGCTGAGGAGCGCGAGAAGGAGATGTGCAAGACGATACCCCTGGGACGCATCGGCACCCCGGAGGAGGTGGCGAACCTGACGGCGTTCCTCGCCTCGGAGGCGTCGTCGTACATGACCGGCCAGGCGATCAACGTCACCGGCGGGCAATTAATGGAATTGTAA
- a CDS encoding thiamine pyrophosphate-binding protein: MEKMIGGRLAAEALIERGVKYIFTISGGHITPVYEFLENTSVKLFCTRHEQAAVFMAEAMARMTRQPAVAMVTAGPGFTNALTGIASARLANAPVILISGIVGLEMSEKLDLQDMVQLPVIQPMVKKALVCNNVERIPEFIDMAFRYAMQGRPGPVYLEIPVDVLNAKPDMGKVKKYQSTIVSKTVDTAAAEKIVDMLGQAKKPIVIAGSGAWCADAGPELVSFVEKTGMPAMTMAGARGLIPDTHPLCFESALAIRPGAALVADTQADLVLFLGSRLSLFFIFGGIFNPNAKFIQVDIEAEEIGRNRSVDLGVVSDIKMLLAEINRIIDARKLGPSLVKQYAEWVEAVKAADANGKAQAKPMWEKEGAPIHPMRLAHEINKFMDREDDIVVADGGDTTTWMGMTRTVRRPGHYLDYGLFGSLAVGIPYANAAKLINPDKRVLLVIGDGAAGFNFMEFHTAIRHNIPIVVVVANDTLFGMIAHSQQIRLGHAIKDGTDLGMVNYEKMVEALGGFGAFVDKPEDIRPAIEAAFKSGKTACINVMVDPSTISPGSVALANLGAYKA; this comes from the coding sequence ATGGAAAAGATGATCGGCGGAAGACTTGCCGCGGAAGCCCTTATAGAACGCGGCGTGAAGTATATTTTTACCATAAGCGGCGGACACATAACCCCGGTTTATGAATTTCTCGAGAATACCAGCGTGAAGCTGTTTTGCACGCGCCACGAGCAGGCGGCGGTCTTCATGGCCGAAGCCATGGCGCGCATGACGCGGCAGCCCGCCGTGGCGATGGTGACCGCGGGGCCCGGCTTCACCAACGCCCTCACGGGGATCGCCAGCGCCCGCCTCGCCAACGCGCCGGTCATTCTCATCTCGGGCATCGTGGGTCTGGAGATGTCGGAGAAGCTTGACCTCCAGGACATGGTCCAGCTCCCCGTGATCCAGCCGATGGTGAAAAAGGCCCTGGTGTGCAACAACGTCGAGCGGATACCTGAATTCATCGATATGGCCTTCCGGTACGCCATGCAGGGGCGTCCCGGACCGGTGTACCTGGAGATACCCGTGGACGTGCTGAACGCGAAGCCCGACATGGGCAAGGTAAAGAAATACCAGAGCACCATCGTGTCGAAGACCGTGGACACGGCGGCGGCGGAAAAGATCGTGGACATGCTCGGCCAGGCGAAGAAGCCGATCGTCATAGCCGGGAGCGGCGCCTGGTGCGCCGACGCCGGTCCGGAGCTCGTATCGTTTGTCGAGAAGACGGGAATGCCCGCCATGACCATGGCCGGCGCCCGCGGCCTTATCCCCGACACGCACCCACTCTGCTTTGAATCGGCCCTGGCCATCCGGCCGGGGGCGGCCCTGGTGGCCGACACCCAGGCGGACCTTGTCCTCTTCCTCGGATCGCGTCTGAGCCTTTTTTTCATTTTCGGGGGCATCTTCAACCCGAACGCCAAGTTCATACAGGTCGACATCGAGGCGGAGGAGATCGGACGGAACCGTTCCGTGGACCTCGGCGTGGTGAGCGATATCAAGATGCTGCTGGCGGAGATCAACCGGATCATCGACGCCCGGAAGCTCGGGCCGTCCCTCGTGAAGCAGTACGCGGAATGGGTGGAGGCGGTCAAGGCCGCGGACGCCAACGGCAAGGCCCAGGCGAAGCCGATGTGGGAAAAGGAGGGAGCGCCGATCCATCCGATGCGGCTGGCCCATGAGATCAACAAGTTCATGGACCGCGAGGACGACATCGTCGTGGCCGACGGCGGGGACACCACCACCTGGATGGGGATGACCCGCACCGTGCGCCGGCCGGGGCATTATCTCGATTACGGCCTCTTCGGCAGCCTGGCCGTGGGCATACCCTACGCCAACGCGGCCAAGCTCATCAATCCGGACAAGCGGGTTCTCCTGGTCATCGGCGACGGGGCCGCGGGATTCAACTTCATGGAGTTCCACACCGCCATCCGGCACAACATTCCGATCGTGGTGGTCGTGGCCAACGACACCCTCTTCGGCATGATCGCCCACAGCCAGCAGATCCGCCTCGGCCACGCCATCAAGGACGGGACCGACCTGGGCATGGTCAATTACGAGAAGATGGTGGAGGCACTGGGC
- a CDS encoding acetate kinase, with the protein MKVLVINAGSSSLKFQVHDGDAGAMVVKGHYLDIGETSADRACVRKITARGAEEKTEMAVRDHRSAILDMLGLLESRGAASGRCGISAVGHRIVHGGERYSAAARITADVRDYLESISFLAPLHNPVGLACVDEIAASLPDLPQYAIFDTAFHRTIPETVYLYGLPMELYTKYGIRKYGFHGTNHKYAAHRAAEIMGRDIASLRIITCHLGNGQSVCAVKRGQSVDTSMGFTPLEGLPMGTRSGSFDPAIIFFLIDQGYEPDEIRTMVNKRSGLLGVSGISSDFKVLEERARGGDENAKRAVDMLANRITCLIGAYTAEMSGADAIVFTGGIGENSAFLRKEVLGALAHTGLAVDDRANEAHDEVITAPGSAVTALVIPADEELQIAREVIGAIEGQ; encoded by the coding sequence ATGAAGGTCCTGGTGATCAACGCGGGAAGCAGTTCCCTGAAATTCCAGGTCCATGACGGAGACGCCGGGGCCATGGTCGTCAAGGGCCATTACCTCGATATCGGCGAGACCTCCGCGGACCGCGCCTGCGTGCGGAAGATAACCGCTCGGGGCGCGGAGGAGAAGACGGAGATGGCGGTCAGGGACCACCGCTCCGCCATCCTTGACATGCTGGGGCTCCTCGAATCGAGGGGCGCCGCTTCCGGCCGGTGCGGCATCTCCGCCGTCGGCCACCGCATCGTCCACGGCGGCGAGCGCTACAGCGCGGCCGCGCGGATCACGGCGGACGTGCGGGACTACCTCGAGTCGATATCGTTTCTCGCTCCGCTCCATAATCCAGTCGGCCTCGCCTGCGTCGACGAGATCGCGGCGTCGCTGCCGGACCTGCCGCAGTACGCCATCTTTGACACGGCCTTTCACCGGACCATCCCGGAGACGGTCTACCTCTACGGGCTCCCGATGGAGCTCTACACGAAATACGGCATACGGAAATACGGCTTCCACGGCACCAACCACAAGTACGCGGCGCACCGGGCCGCGGAGATCATGGGCCGGGACATAGCCTCCCTGAGGATCATAACCTGCCACCTGGGCAACGGCCAGAGCGTCTGCGCCGTGAAACGGGGTCAGAGCGTGGACACCTCCATGGGGTTCACCCCCCTGGAGGGCCTGCCGATGGGGACGCGGAGCGGCTCCTTCGACCCGGCCATAATCTTTTTCCTGATAGACCAGGGCTACGAACCGGACGAGATCAGGACCATGGTCAACAAGCGGTCCGGACTCCTCGGCGTGTCCGGGATCAGCAGCGACTTCAAGGTCCTGGAGGAGAGGGCGCGGGGCGGGGATGAAAACGCCAAGCGTGCCGTCGATATGCTCGCCAACCGCATCACCTGCCTGATCGGAGCCTACACGGCGGAAATGTCCGGGGCCGACGCCATCGTGTTCACCGGCGGCATCGGGGAGAATTCGGCGTTTTTGCGGAAGGAAGTTCTGGGCGCCCTGGCCCATACGGGCCTCGCCGTCGACGACAGGGCCAATGAGGCCCATGATGAAGTGATCACCGCGCCGGGAAGCGCGGTCACGGCCCTGGTGATACCCGCGGACGAGGAGCTTCAGATCGCGCGGGAAGTGATCGGGGCGATCGAGGGACAATGA